The following proteins are co-located in the Pedobacter frigiditerrae genome:
- a CDS encoding BT_3987 domain-containing protein, giving the protein MTTQKKYKILFILLGLISSASWYGCKDEVDLPDQPLANYVNVYMPQGVNGAVTTNLKVKDNLVQTAVFGADYGGYGYPESDIPVSFEVDNSLVATYNTANKTTYQILPSSSYTLSATSAVIPKGGLSTTPLKINFKATGVGAMDAFTTYLLPITMSCQSVKVKGSLKTVYYVVRALPDLADYPNFDRSKFSIVGFSSQEANGEGPNNGRAIFVLDGVNSTFWHSQWQNGTASPPHSLTIDLGEVKTFHGLSFLARQSGDNGKPNEVNLQLSTDNVTWTDAGTLNLQNTQSLQPVFYPAGFNKQARYFKVTINSSYGSNVTHLAELYAF; this is encoded by the coding sequence ATGACAACTCAAAAAAAATATAAAATACTATTTATCCTTTTAGGGTTAATAAGTTCGGCCTCTTGGTATGGCTGTAAGGATGAAGTAGATCTTCCCGACCAGCCCCTAGCAAACTATGTTAATGTTTACATGCCTCAAGGAGTTAATGGTGCGGTAACCACAAATCTAAAAGTAAAAGACAACCTTGTGCAAACTGCGGTTTTTGGTGCTGATTATGGCGGGTATGGTTATCCTGAATCAGATATTCCAGTATCTTTTGAAGTTGATAATTCGTTAGTAGCAACATATAATACAGCTAACAAAACTACTTATCAGATATTGCCATCAAGTTCTTATACACTATCGGCTACAAGTGCTGTTATTCCAAAGGGTGGATTAAGCACTACGCCTTTAAAGATTAACTTTAAGGCAACTGGAGTAGGAGCAATGGATGCTTTTACTACGTATTTGTTGCCAATTACCATGTCTTGCCAAAGTGTTAAGGTTAAGGGATCACTTAAAACGGTATATTATGTGGTAAGGGCTTTACCAGATTTAGCTGATTATCCTAATTTCGACAGGTCAAAATTCTCTATAGTGGGTTTCTCATCACAGGAAGCCAATGGCGAAGGGCCTAATAATGGTAGAGCAATTTTTGTTTTAGATGGTGTTAATAGTACCTTTTGGCATTCTCAATGGCAAAATGGTACAGCTAGTCCTCCTCATTCTTTAACAATAGATTTAGGTGAGGTAAAAACATTTCATGGTTTATCTTTCTTAGCAAGACAGAGTGGGGATAATGGGAAACCAAATGAAGTGAATCTTCAGTTAAGTACTGATAATGTAACCTGGACTGATGCAGGAACACTAAACTTGCAAAATACGCAAAGTCTTCAACCAGTGTTTTACCCAGCTGGT
- a CDS encoding RagB/SusD family nutrient uptake outer membrane protein, with translation MKNKIIKISTVMFAITLLFNSGCKKYLDQVPNDRITINQVFQKKGPSEQFLANVYSYVDDISNIWENTPWEGNSDEVDVTWSKYANYSLNIGNIGASNALFDRWGYYYKGIRSATYFLNHIDGNAEILALNGQKLIDQYKAEARFLRAYYYFLLMRQYGPVVLMGETEIPVDIESAEMQFPRSSYDECVNYVVSELEKAAAVLPNVPSSNGQPSNNEFGRATVGMALAVKARLLLYAASPEFNGNTDFANFKNKDGKVLINQTYDAQKWKRAADAAKAVIDLGLYNLYKDASNDPIKSYQGIFSQQWNSEQIFSRKTNQLADYDTHSMPRQAGGWNGLGVTQEQVDAYFMNDGKTISESALYSEIGFTTVNNVKVYNMYLNREPRFYASVTYNNSIFQGGNMSAAAPISFFFLGGSGKNGHATDFTKTGYLVRKNVNPTTNNGSGGNGTRATRTLCLFRLAEVYLNYVEALNEFSPGNADILIYLNKIRERAGVPQYGSVNLPAPSDQATMRSRIWQERRIELAFESHRWFDVRRWKIAAQVMGDMHGMDVNKNDDTFYKRVVASTHLFRSPASYFFPIRQYEMDRAKLVVQNPGW, from the coding sequence ATGAAAAATAAAATTATTAAAATCAGCACGGTAATGTTTGCTATAACATTACTATTTAACTCTGGCTGTAAAAAATATCTTGATCAAGTACCCAATGACAGGATTACCATTAATCAGGTGTTTCAAAAGAAAGGTCCATCTGAACAATTTTTGGCAAATGTATACAGCTATGTAGACGATATCTCAAACATCTGGGAAAACACTCCTTGGGAAGGGAATTCTGATGAAGTTGATGTTACTTGGTCTAAATACGCTAATTACAGTTTAAATATTGGCAACATCGGCGCTAGTAATGCCTTGTTCGACAGATGGGGATATTATTACAAGGGTATCCGTTCAGCAACCTATTTCTTAAATCATATAGATGGAAATGCCGAGATACTTGCATTGAATGGGCAAAAATTAATAGATCAATACAAAGCTGAAGCACGCTTTTTAAGGGCATATTACTATTTCTTATTAATGCGTCAATACGGACCAGTGGTACTAATGGGCGAAACGGAGATTCCAGTTGACATAGAATCGGCTGAAATGCAGTTCCCACGTAGCAGTTATGATGAATGTGTTAATTACGTGGTTAGCGAATTAGAAAAAGCTGCCGCTGTATTACCAAATGTTCCATCAAGCAATGGTCAGCCAAGTAATAACGAATTTGGTCGTGCTACAGTTGGTATGGCGCTGGCCGTAAAAGCAAGGCTATTATTATATGCTGCAAGTCCTGAATTTAATGGTAATACCGATTTTGCAAATTTCAAGAACAAAGATGGAAAGGTACTTATCAATCAAACATACGATGCACAAAAATGGAAAAGAGCTGCCGATGCTGCTAAAGCCGTAATTGATCTTGGTCTTTATAACCTATATAAAGATGCAAGTAACGACCCTATAAAATCTTATCAAGGCATATTTTCTCAGCAATGGAATTCAGAACAGATATTCTCTAGAAAAACAAATCAGTTAGCAGATTACGATACACACAGTATGCCTCGCCAAGCTGGGGGGTGGAATGGACTTGGTGTAACACAAGAGCAGGTTGACGCATATTTCATGAACGATGGTAAAACAATTTCCGAATCTGCATTATATTCAGAAATAGGGTTTACAACTGTAAATAACGTTAAGGTTTATAACATGTATTTAAATCGTGAACCTCGTTTCTATGCTTCTGTAACTTATAACAATAGCATTTTTCAAGGAGGTAACATGAGTGCAGCAGCTCCAATTTCATTCTTTTTCTTAGGCGGAAGCGGTAAAAACGGACACGCAACCGATTTTACGAAAACAGGTTACTTGGTAAGGAAGAATGTTAATCCAACAACAAATAATGGTTCTGGAGGTAATGGAACTAGAGCAACCCGTACTTTATGTTTATTTAGGTTAGCAGAGGTTTATTTAAATTATGTTGAAGCACTTAATGAGTTTTCTCCAGGCAACGCAGATATTTTAATATACCTTAATAAAATTCGCGAACGTGCTGGTGTACCTCAATATGGCAGTGTAAACTTACCTGCTCCTTCAGATCAGGCAACCATGCGTTCTCGTATTTGGCAAGAACGTAGAATTGAATTGGCCTTTGAATCACATCGTTGGTTTGATGTTAGACGTTGGAAAATTGCTGCCCAAGTAATGGGTGATATGCATGGTATGGATGTTAATAAAAATGATGATACTTTCTATAAAAGAGTAGTGGCAAGTACACATTTATTCCGTAGCCCAGCATCATATTTCTTTCCAATTAGACAATACGAGATGGATAGAGCAAAGCTTGTGGTTCAAAATCCGGGCTGGTAA
- a CDS encoding TonB-dependent receptor: MLGLLIPATEIFAQTFQITGKVTDETGAGVPGVSVKSKTGTASSTTNTDGTYVIGIANGNGTLTFSYVGFVAQEVAVNGRKTINVTLKEASTTLDETVIVAYGQQKKITLSGAISTVKAEDLKQPVANLTNVLAGRVAGVIGVQRSGQPGYDNSEIYIRGISTFTSSSPLILVDGVQREFANIDPEDIASFSILKDASATAVYGVRGANGVILIETKKGKTGKPLINVQYDQGVTEFTNIPEFADGVTYLQIANEAYKSSNPADPNPKYSADRISKTASGVDPDLYPNVNWFDELFNKTGQNRRARVNANGGSENAQYYLSLGYYDEEGLFKTDELASYNSAIKFTRYNFTSNLTLNVTKTTKVDFGASGWISNGNYPGSSNESIWGSAYIMPPILIPKVYSNGLNSAIRTGDIANPYTLLTQTGYVTEFRSQLWSNIRVTQDLAMILKGLSATAMFSFDNYNSHNIQRTKSVDGYLASGRNATTGALVLDKVSNGTSFLGYGRTNGGTRQFSTEAQINYSRNFGKHTVGAMTIFNAQDRVDAFAGDFIASIPYRYLGAAGRATYAYDNKYLADINFGYNGSETFAPGDRFGFFPAFSVGWVLSQEKFFEPIKNIIQFAKIRYSWGQVGNSSIGGRRFAYIGTVDGGNGNYSFGNGLDQNITGYDIGDYAVGVAWEKATKQNLGLEIKTLNNDLSITADVFQEYRTGIFRERGDVPESVGIRKLPFANLGEIHNRGVEGTIDYNKRIGNDWQLGFRGSLTWTRAMVINDANAPWPFPWQQRIGRKYGQRFGYTSLGLFTSADDVANSPYQTGTNKAGDIKYKDLNGDGRIDGFDQGPIGYGSIPEIVYGFGPTINYKGFAISAWFKGISNVDISLNGDGLQPFSQGGERGNLLKQITDRWTPENPRQDAMYPRLTYGNDNMNYANSDWWVRNGAFLRLQTAQLSYDFAKSNWLKKTGMSNLSIYFIGYNLWTSSDFKLWDVELGDGKGANYPLLKTYNLGIKATFK; encoded by the coding sequence TTGCTAGGACTTTTAATTCCGGCAACAGAAATTTTCGCCCAAACATTTCAAATAACTGGCAAGGTAACTGATGAAACAGGAGCTGGAGTACCAGGAGTTTCTGTTAAATCAAAAACAGGAACAGCTTCATCTACTACAAATACAGATGGTACTTATGTTATTGGAATTGCAAATGGCAATGGTACCTTAACTTTTTCTTATGTTGGCTTTGTTGCGCAAGAGGTTGCTGTAAACGGACGTAAAACAATCAATGTAACACTTAAAGAAGCCTCTACTACACTTGATGAAACAGTTATTGTGGCTTACGGACAACAGAAAAAGATAACCTTATCTGGTGCAATAAGTACAGTAAAAGCCGAAGATTTAAAACAGCCTGTAGCCAACCTTACTAACGTTTTGGCTGGTCGTGTTGCAGGTGTTATTGGTGTACAACGTAGTGGGCAACCAGGTTATGATAACTCCGAAATTTATATCAGGGGTATATCTACTTTTACCAGTAGTAGCCCATTGATACTTGTAGATGGTGTACAAAGGGAGTTTGCTAATATAGACCCAGAGGATATCGCAAGTTTTAGTATTCTTAAAGATGCATCTGCTACTGCAGTTTATGGTGTGCGTGGCGCAAACGGTGTAATCCTTATTGAAACTAAAAAAGGTAAAACAGGAAAGCCACTTATAAATGTACAGTATGATCAAGGTGTAACGGAATTTACTAATATTCCAGAATTTGCTGATGGGGTTACGTATTTGCAAATTGCAAACGAAGCCTATAAAAGCAGCAATCCAGCCGATCCAAACCCAAAATATTCTGCTGATAGAATTAGCAAAACTGCTTCAGGGGTAGATCCAGATCTATACCCTAATGTAAACTGGTTTGATGAATTATTTAACAAAACCGGACAAAACCGTAGGGCAAGAGTAAATGCAAATGGTGGCTCAGAAAATGCTCAATATTATCTTTCATTAGGATATTATGATGAAGAAGGTCTATTTAAAACCGATGAATTGGCAAGCTATAATTCTGCTATTAAATTTACCAGGTACAATTTCACTTCTAATCTTACACTTAATGTTACTAAAACAACTAAGGTAGATTTTGGAGCATCAGGCTGGATCAGCAACGGGAATTATCCTGGAAGTTCAAATGAATCAATATGGGGTTCTGCTTATATTATGCCTCCAATTTTGATCCCTAAAGTTTATTCAAATGGTTTAAATTCTGCAATAAGAACAGGTGACATTGCCAACCCATATACTTTATTAACTCAAACTGGTTATGTTACAGAATTTAGAAGTCAATTATGGAGTAACATTAGGGTAACACAAGATTTAGCAATGATACTAAAAGGGCTGTCTGCAACTGCGATGTTCTCTTTTGATAATTATAATTCACACAATATTCAAAGAACTAAAAGTGTTGATGGTTATTTAGCTTCGGGTCGTAATGCGACTACTGGTGCTCTTGTATTAGATAAGGTTTCAAATGGTACGAGTTTCCTTGGCTATGGCAGAACCAATGGTGGTACTAGACAATTTTCTACAGAAGCCCAGATCAATTATTCTCGTAATTTCGGCAAACATACTGTTGGTGCAATGACTATTTTTAATGCACAAGATAGAGTGGATGCCTTTGCAGGAGATTTTATTGCGTCTATTCCATATCGTTACTTAGGTGCTGCAGGTCGTGCTACTTATGCTTATGATAACAAATATCTTGCTGATATTAACTTTGGTTATAATGGTTCAGAAACATTTGCACCTGGAGATCGTTTTGGTTTTTTCCCTGCTTTTAGTGTGGGATGGGTATTATCTCAGGAAAAATTCTTTGAACCAATAAAAAATATCATACAGTTTGCTAAAATCAGGTATTCTTGGGGACAAGTGGGTAACAGTAGCATTGGTGGTCGTCGTTTTGCTTACATCGGTACAGTTGATGGTGGTAATGGTAACTATTCATTTGGTAATGGCCTAGACCAAAACATTACTGGTTATGATATTGGCGATTATGCTGTAGGTGTAGCTTGGGAAAAAGCAACTAAACAAAACCTTGGTCTTGAGATTAAAACGCTTAATAATGACTTATCAATTACAGCAGATGTATTTCAAGAGTATAGAACCGGTATTTTCCGCGAACGTGGAGATGTACCTGAGTCTGTAGGTATTAGAAAACTACCTTTCGCAAACTTAGGAGAAATTCACAATCGTGGTGTTGAAGGAACTATTGATTATAACAAACGTATTGGTAACGATTGGCAATTGGGTTTTAGGGGATCGTTAACCTGGACAAGAGCCATGGTAATTAATGATGCAAATGCACCTTGGCCTTTTCCTTGGCAACAACGTATTGGTCGTAAATATGGGCAACGTTTTGGCTATACTTCTTTAGGTCTATTTACAAGTGCTGACGATGTGGCTAATAGTCCTTACCAAACTGGAACCAATAAAGCTGGTGATATTAAATATAAAGATTTAAATGGCGATGGCAGAATTGATGGTTTTGATCAAGGGCCAATTGGGTATGGAAGCATACCGGAAATCGTTTATGGTTTTGGTCCAACAATTAACTATAAGGGTTTCGCAATATCAGCATGGTTTAAAGGAATTAGTAATGTAGATATCAGTCTTAATGGTGATGGTTTACAGCCATTTAGTCAAGGTGGTGAAAGAGGTAATTTACTTAAACAAATTACTGATAGATGGACACCAGAAAACCCTAGACAAGATGCGATGTATCCAAGACTTACTTACGGTAACGATAACATGAACTATGCAAATAGTGATTGGTGGGTTAGAAATGGAGCTTTTTTACGCTTACAAACAGCTCAATTAAGCTATGATTTTGCAAAATCAAACTGGCTTAAAAAAACAGGTATGTCTAACTTAAGTATATACTTTATTGGTTATAACCTTTGGACTTCTAGTGACTTTAAGTTATGGGATGTTGAGTTAGGTGATGGTAAAGGGGCTAACTATCCTTTATTAAAAACGTATAATCTTGGTATTAAAGCCACATTTAAATAA